A window of Alphaproteobacteria bacterium contains these coding sequences:
- a CDS encoding methyltransferase domain-containing protein produces the protein VYGKTFGANPAENYQRFFVPAIGAPVAEDLIASAGLQPAERVLDVACGTGVVTRLAAEQVGAAGSVTGLDIHPGMLAVAGATTPSGMAVNWRQADAESLPFPDSAFDVVLCQMGLQFVTGKLTAFREMRRVLATGGRVLVSVPGPKPPLFAILTEALAHHFGPQAAAFGERVFSMHDVDEIKELMRSAGFQTVAVEAKRKHLRLPPPADFLWQYVFSTPLAEAAAQADATQREALERDVCEQWQAFVVDGFLPMEVRMTTARALK, from the coding sequence AAGTCTACGGCAAGACCTTCGGTGCAAACCCCGCCGAGAACTACCAACGTTTCTTCGTCCCCGCCATTGGCGCGCCTGTGGCGGAGGACCTCATCGCCAGCGCCGGCCTGCAACCGGCGGAGCGCGTGCTCGATGTCGCCTGCGGCACCGGGGTGGTGACGCGGCTGGCGGCGGAGCAGGTCGGCGCCGCCGGTTCGGTGACCGGCCTCGACATACACCCGGGGATGCTGGCGGTGGCCGGTGCCACGACCCCCTCCGGCATGGCCGTGAACTGGCGGCAGGCGGACGCCGAGTCGCTACCGTTTCCGGATAGTGCATTCGACGTGGTGCTTTGCCAGATGGGACTGCAGTTCGTCACTGGCAAGCTCACCGCGTTTCGCGAAATGCGGCGCGTCCTGGCGACTGGCGGACGGGTCCTCGTCAGCGTACCCGGACCGAAGCCGCCCCTGTTCGCGATCCTGACCGAGGCACTGGCCCATCATTTCGGCCCGCAAGCCGCCGCTTTCGGAGAGCGGGTGTTCTCGATGCACGACGTCGACGAGATCAAGGAACTGATGCGCAGCGCCGGCTTCCAAACCGTCGCCGTGGAAGCGAAGCGCAAGCACCTTCGCCTGCCGCCACCAGCAGATTTCCTGTGGCAGTATGTCTTCAGCACACCGCTCGCCGAAGCGGCGGCCCAAGCTGACGCGACCCAGCGCGAGGCCTTGGAGCGCGATGTCTGCGAGCAGTGGCAGGCGTTTGTGGTGGACGGCTTCCTGCCCATGGAAGTGAGGATGACGACCGCGAGGGCGCTGAAGTAG
- a CDS encoding S-(hydroxymethyl)glutathione dehydrogenase/class III alcohol dehydrogenase, which produces MDVRAAVARQAGKPLTIETVQLEGPKAGEVLVEIRATGICHTDEFTLSGADPEGIFPAILGHEGAGVVVDTGPGVTGLKKGDHVIPLYTPECRQCEYCTSGKTNLCQAIRVTQGQGVMPDGTSRFSIGGEKIFHYMGTSTFANYTVLPEIALAKIREDAPFDKVCYIGCGVTTGIGAVINTARVEPGANVVIFGLGGIGLNVVQGARIAGADMIVGVDLNPNRKALAEQFGMTHFVNPSEVGGDLVPYLVDLTKGGADYSFECIGNVSVMRQALECCHKGWGVSVIIGVAPAGAEISTRPFQLVTGRQWKGTAFGGARGRTDVPKIVDWYMNGKIEIDPMITHVLALEEINRGFELMDAGESIRSVVLY; this is translated from the coding sequence ATGGATGTACGCGCCGCAGTCGCCCGGCAGGCCGGAAAGCCGCTGACAATCGAAACGGTTCAGCTGGAAGGACCGAAGGCCGGCGAGGTGCTGGTCGAGATCAGGGCCACCGGGATCTGCCACACCGACGAATTCACCCTGTCCGGCGCCGACCCGGAAGGTATCTTCCCCGCCATCCTGGGGCATGAGGGCGCGGGCGTGGTCGTCGATACCGGGCCGGGCGTCACCGGCCTGAAGAAGGGCGACCACGTCATCCCGCTGTACACGCCGGAATGCCGGCAGTGCGAATACTGCACCAGCGGCAAGACCAACCTGTGCCAGGCGATCCGCGTGACCCAGGGCCAGGGGGTGATGCCGGACGGCACCAGCCGGTTTTCCATCGGCGGCGAGAAAATCTTCCATTACATGGGCACCTCGACCTTCGCCAATTACACGGTGCTGCCGGAAATCGCGCTGGCGAAAATCCGCGAGGACGCGCCCTTCGACAAGGTCTGCTATATCGGCTGCGGCGTCACCACCGGCATCGGCGCGGTGATCAACACCGCCAGGGTGGAGCCGGGGGCGAATGTGGTGATCTTCGGGCTGGGCGGTATCGGGCTGAACGTGGTGCAGGGCGCGCGGATCGCCGGGGCGGACATGATCGTCGGCGTCGACCTGAACCCGAACCGCAAGGCACTGGCGGAACAGTTCGGCATGACCCATTTCGTCAACCCGTCGGAGGTCGGCGGCGACCTGGTTCCCTATCTGGTCGACCTGACGAAGGGCGGCGCGGATTATTCCTTCGAATGCATCGGCAATGTGAGCGTGATGCGCCAGGCGCTGGAATGCTGCCACAAGGGCTGGGGCGTTTCGGTGATCATCGGCGTCGCGCCGGCGGGAGCGGAAATTTCAACGCGCCCGTTCCAGCTCGTCACCGGGCGGCAGTGGAAGGGCACGGCCTTCGGCGGCGCGCGCGGCCGCACCGACGTGCCGAAGATCGTCGACTGGTACATGAACGGCAAGATCGAGATCGACCCGATGATCACCCACGTCCTCGCCCTCGAGGAGATCAACAGGGGCTTCGAGCTCATGGACGCCGGCGAGAGCATCCGCTCGGTGGTTCTCTACTGA